A genomic window from Silene latifolia isolate original U9 population chromosome Y, ASM4854445v1, whole genome shotgun sequence includes:
- the LOC141628726 gene encoding uncharacterized protein LOC141628726, whose amino-acid sequence MTGGTDNKNTPKQEHIPPSSPLYLHPSESPNLSLSQIIFDGDNYQLWADAVRNGLDAKNKLSFIEGTVKRPDVAEGAVETMEAVAWRQCNAMIKAWLRNSINPKLHPSIAFSETVAEIWKELRDRYSTGNAPRVHQLKSDLNECKQGKNQSVVEYYTQLKAIWDELGNYTKIPKCTCGAAAAIIKDREEEKVHQFLMGLDTTLYGHVRSNLLMEDEIASLSRVYALVLREERHRMVTKVKEETMEAAMAAQVTGHMLGETQN is encoded by the exons ATGACGGGAGGAACAGACAACAAAAATACTCCAAAACAAGAGCACATACCCCCTTCTTCGCCTCTATATTTACACCCGAGTGAGAGCCCTAATCTATCTCTTTCGCAAATCATTTTCGATGGAGACAATTATCAACTATGGGCAGACGCGGTGCGTAACGGTCTCGATGCTAAAAATAAATTGAGTTTCATCGAGGGAACCGTAAAGAGGCCAGATGTGGCGGAAGGTGCGGTTGAGACCATGGAGGCCGTTGCTTGGCGTCAATGCAACGCTATGATTAAAGCTTGGTTGAGAAATTCAATCAATCCGAAACTTCATCCAAGTATAGCTTTTTCCGAAACTGTTGCTGAAATTTGGAAAGAATTACGTGATCGATATTCCACCGGGAATGCACCACGGGTTCATCAACTAAAATCCGATTTAAATGAGTGCAAACAAGGGAAAAATCAATCCGTAGTCGAGTATTATACTCAACTCAAGGCTATTTGGGATGAACTCGGAAATTACACGAAGATACCCAAATGCACTTGTGGCGCGGCTGCTGCAATTATTAAAGATCGAGAGGAAGAAAAAGTACACCAGTTTTTGATGGGACTTGACACTACTCTCTATGGACATGTTCGATCCAATTTATTAATGGAGGATGAAATTGCCTCTTTGAGCAGGGTATACGCCTTGGTTTTGCGTGAAGAACGTCATCGAATGGTGACTAAAGTTAAAGAGGAGACCATGGAAGCAGCTATGGCCGCACAAGTAACGG GACATATGTTGGGAGAAACTCAAAATTAA